Proteins co-encoded in one Gopherus evgoodei ecotype Sinaloan lineage chromosome 4, rGopEvg1_v1.p, whole genome shotgun sequence genomic window:
- the RBM15 gene encoding RNA-binding protein 15: MKGKERSPAKAKRSRGGGEDSASSSSSARAERSSKKPGGSGAGGSNGGKAAGGSGESSSRRGLHLDKASRGGSREYESGAAVSSGRHGYSSSSSSKNAESSRSSGSRGGGGESRAPPAPSSSSESAGAGGGGGSGEYKTLKISELGSALSDEAVEDGLFHEFKRFGDVSVKISRLPPGTGASDERVAFVNFRRPEDARAAKHARGRLVLYDRPLKIEAVYVGGSSRRRSSRSPALLDKDSHSPYGAAAVGVAAAAAAAVRHPPAGATQRALSPAGGGGALGYRDYRLQQLALGRLPPPPPLPRELERERDYGAFYDTRVRPAYGLERVAGVAAAGGFRGGGAGVAGEEEISPEDDQRANRTLFLGNLDITVSESDLRRAFDRFGVITEVDIKRPGRGQTSTYGFLKFENLDMAHRAKLAMSGKVLLRNPIKIGYGKATPTTRLWVGGLGPWVPLAALAREFDRFGTIRTIDYRKGDSWAYIQYESLDAAQAACAHMRGFPLGGPDRRLRVDFADTEHRYQQPYLQPLTLPPPAHYELVAEAAAFGAHRGAPPDPLRGARDRTPPLLYRNRDRDLYPEADWVPPPPPVRDRSNRAAAYDPLESLECRRDGWSLERDRGERELGGTSSSRDQPRKRRLAEDGGRHLDRSPDSERSSVSRKRHCLATASPPDRSPDLGGSRERYASDTERLSSRLLLLERPSPVREPRRSSLERGQNEKRDRKNSAERERKHRTSTAAAAQECKSPAKKDERTTEGGSGGGSRLKPPPQKQQQQDGTSQAGGAPKLCLAWQGMLLLKNSNFPSNMHLLQGDLSVASSLLVEGATGGKVAQLKITQRLRLDQPKLDEVTRRIKVAGPNGYAILLAVPGTSDNRSSSGASDAVTTSTQRPLRNLVSYLKQKQAAGVISLPVGGNKDKENSGVLHAFPPCDFSQQFLDSTAKALAKSEDDYLVMIIVRGAS; the protein is encoded by the coding sequence ATGAAGGGCAAGGAGCGCTCCCCGGCCAAGGCCAAGCGGTCCCGCGGTGGCGGCGAGGACTCggcctcctcctcttcttcgGCCCGGGCCGAGCGGAGCAGCAAGAAGCCCGGCGGCTCCGGCGCGGGCGGCAGCAACGGGGGGAAAGCGGCGGGCGGCTCCGGCGAGAGCAGCAGCCGGCGGGGCCTGCACCTGGACAAGGCCAGCCGGGGCGGGAGCCGCGAGTACGAGTCGGGGGCGGCGGTGAGCTCCGGCCGCCACGGctacagcagcagtagcagcagcaagaACGCGGAGTCGTCCCGGAGCAGCGGTAGCCGGGGCGGTGGGGGTGAGTCCCGGGCGCCGCCGGCCCCCTCCTCCTCGTCGGAGTCGGCCGGGGCGGGAGGAGGCGGCGGGAGCGGCGAGTACAAGACGCTGAAGATCAGCGAGCTGGGCTCGGCGCTGAGCGACGAGGCGGTGGAGGACGGGCTTTTCCACGAGTTCAAGCGCTTCGGGGACGTCAGCGTCAAGATCAGCCGCCTCCCGCCGGGCACCGGCGCCAGCGACGAGCGGGTGGCTTTCGTCAACTTCCGCCGGCCGGAGGACGCCCGCGCCGCCAAGCACGCCCGCGGCCGCTTGGTGCTCTACGACCGGCCGCTCAAGATCGAAGCGGTCTACGTCGGGGGGAGCAGCCGGCGCCGCAGCAGCCGCTCCCCGGCCCTGCTGGACAAGGATTCTCATTCTCCCTATGGGGCCGCGGCTGTGGGCGTGGCGGCTGCAGCGGCCGCAGCTGTCAGGCACCCCCCGGCCGGAGCAACCCAGAGGGCGCTGTCGCCAGCGGGtggaggaggggctctgggctacaGAGACTACCGGCTACAGCAACTCGCTCTGGGCCGCCTGCCTCCGCCACCTCCCCTGCCtagggagctggagagggaacgGGACTACGGGGCTTTCTATGATACCCGTGTGCGGCCAGCCTATGGGCTGGAGCGAGTGGctggagtggcagctgctgggggcTTCCGAGGAGGAGGTGCAGGAGTTGCGGGTGAGGAGGAGATCAGTCCTGAAGATGATCAGAGAGCCAACCGCACTTTGTTCCTGGGCAACCTGGACATCACGGTGAGCGAGTCGGACTTGCGCCGGGCTTTTGACCGCTTCGGGGTCATCACAGAAGTGGACATCAAGCGTCCGGGTCGTGGCCAGACCAGCACCTATGGCTTCCTCAAATTTGAAAATCTGGACATGGCACACCGGGCCAAGCTAGCTATGTCTGGAAAGGTGCTGCTGCGCAACCCTATCAAAATTGGTTATGGCAAAGCCACTCCTACCACCAGGCTTTGGGTGGGTGGCCTTGGCCCCTGGGTGCCACTGGCTGCCCTGGCAAGGGAGTTTGACCGTTTTGGCACCATTCGCACTATTGACTATCGTAAAGGAGACTCGTGGGCTTACATTCAGTATGAGAGCCTGGACGCAGCTCAGGCCGCTTGTGCCCACATGCGTGGCTTCCCTTTGGGTGGCCCAGACCGCCGCCTCCGAGTGGATTTTGCTGACACTGAGCATCGCTACCAGCAACCCTACTTGCAACCGCTGACCCTACCACCGCCTGCCCACTATGAGCTAGTAGCAGAGGCAGCTGCCTTTGGGGCTCACCGTGGAGCGCCCCCAGACCCACTTCGGGGGGCACGGGACAGGACACCACCACTGCTCTATAGAAACCGCGACAGAGATCTCTATCCTGAGGCAGACTgggtgccaccaccaccacctgtacGGGACAGGAGCAATCGAGCAGCTGCCTATGACCCACTGGAAAGTTTGGAGTGCCGACGGGATGGCTGGTCCCTGGAACGGGACCGAGGAGAGAGGGAGCTGGGTGGCACCAGCAGCAGTAGGGACCAACCCAGGAAGCGAAGATTGGCAGAGGATGGTGGCCGGCACTTAGACCGCTCTCCAGATAGCGAGCGTTCATCTGTGTCCCGTAAGCGACATTGTTTGGCCACAGCCTCTCCCCCAGACCGCAGTCCTGACCTTGGTGGGAGCAGGGAACGCTATGCTAGTGACACAGAACGCTTATCCTCCCGTTTGCTCCTGCTGGAGCGGCCATCACCTGTTCGGGAACCACGCAGGAGCAGTCTTGAACGAGGTCAGAATGAAAAGCGTGACCGCAAAAACTCTgctgaaagagagaggaagcacCGCACCTCCACTGCAGCAGCCGCCCAAGAGTGCAAGAGCCCAGCCAAAAAGGACGAGCGAACCACggaaggaggcagtggtggaGGGTCCCGGCTCAAAcctccaccccagaagcagcagcagcaagatggaACGTCACAGGCTGGCGGGGCTCCCAAACTATGCCTGGCTTGGCAGGGAATGCTCCTGCTGAAGAATAGCAACTTCCCGTCCAACATGCACCTGCTTCAGGGGGACCTCAGTGTAGCTAGCAGCCTCCTGGTGGAGGGAGCAACTGGTGGCAAAGTGGCCCAGCTCAAGATCACCCAGCGTCTCCGCCTGGACCAGCCCAAGCTTGATGAAGTCACCCGCCGTATTAAAGTGGCGGGACCCAATGGTTATGCCATCCTCTTGGCTGTGCCTGGCACCTCGGACAATCGCTCTTCATCTGGGGCCAGTGATGCTGTCACCACCTCCACACAGAGGCCGCTCAGGAACCTCGTGTCCTATCTAAAGCAAAAGCAGGCTGCCGGAGTGATCAGCCTCCCTGTGGGGGGCAACAAAGACAAGGAGAACAGCGGGGTCCTGCACGCCTTCCCACCCTGCGACTTCTCCCAGCAATTCCTGGACTCCACGGCCAAGGCCCTGGCCAAATCAGAGGACGACTATCTGGTCATGATCATTGTCCGTGGTGCATCCTAA